The proteins below come from a single Pseudochaenichthys georgianus chromosome 14, fPseGeo1.2, whole genome shotgun sequence genomic window:
- the LOC117458173 gene encoding proline-rich protein 7, producing MVMSQGTYTFLACFSGFWLVWAVIVMLCCFCSFLQRRLKRHQEERLREQCLRTVEMEPLGCPPTGYPSPPPPPPPLQLPRDPPQICPPQTLSPPVLLQVPHPMPQANWISMPDTDVFGKPPCYEEAVLMEDPPPPYSEVLLDPRGGTYLKPVPPRAAPPQPPPIREHQDPAPVFTTETSKPPVAAVFPERGYSSLIRLPSSQRWDSLGHLLSNMDLNHNNLTPPGARSIQAAATMATMPRREPRTQHGLRGGIQGLQGGIQGLSGGIQGLSGGIQGLQGGLQGVHGLRGLEPSCGLPTAFPLLGRSTAV from the exons ACACCTTCCTGGCCTGTTTCTCCGGCTTCTGGTTGGTCTGGGCCGTTATCGTCATGCTCTGCTGCTTCTGTAGCTTCCTGCAGCGCCGGCTGAAGCGCCACCAGGAGGAGAGGCTTAGGGAGCAGTGTCTGCGAACCGTAGAGATGGAGCCACTCGGCTGCCCCCCCACAGGATACCCGTcgccgcctcctcctcctccacccttACAGCTGCCCAGAGATCCCCCGCAGATCTGTCCTCCTCAAACCCTGTCGCCACCTGTCCTTCTGCAGGTTCCTCATCCCATGCCACAGGCAAACTGGATCAGCATGCCAG ACACAGACGTATTTGGGAAGCCGCCCTGCTATGAGGAGGCAGTTCTGATGGAGGACCCTCCCCCACCCTACAGTGAGGTCTTGTTGGACCCACGGGGAGGCACCTACCTGAAGCCCGTCCCGCCCCGAGCTGCGCCCCCACAGCCCCCACCCATTAGGGAACACCAGGATCCAGCTCCGGTGTTCACAACGGAGACCAGCAAGCCTCCTGTAGCGGCTGTATTCCCTGAGCGAGGTTACTCCTCCCTCATTCGCCTGCCTTCATCCCAGCGCTGGGACTCATTGGGTCATCTCTTATCCAACATGGACCTGAACCACAACAACCTCACGCCGCCGGGGGCCCGCTCCATCCAGGCAGCTGCCACGATGGCGACCATGCCCCGGAGAGAGCCCAGGACTCAACATGGGCTGCGAGGGGGGATTCAAGGACTCCAAGGAGGCATACAAGGACTCAGTGGAGGGATACAAGGACTCAGTGGAGGGATACAAGGACTTCAAGGGGGGCTTCAGGGGGTTCATGGACTAAGGGGACTGGAGCCCAGTTGCGGCCTGCCAACAGCCTTCCCTCTTCTGGGTCGTAGCACCGCCGTTTAG